A genomic region of Thermodesulfobium narugense DSM 14796 contains the following coding sequences:
- the efp gene encoding elongation factor P, which translates to MAEISMNDLKNATNILIDGAVYQVVYFQHARKAQGAAYVRTKLKNLKTGAVLEKTFRSEDKIIEADVERRPFQFLYKSGDTYHFMDLNNYEQWELNKDVLGDAVNYLKEEQSVDAIVYNGTLLNIELPTTVDLEVVETDPGVRGDTAQGGSKPATLETGAVISVPLFINVGDVVRVDTRTNLYIERVKS; encoded by the coding sequence ATGGCTGAAATTTCTATGAATGACTTAAAAAATGCTACAAACATTTTAATTGATGGAGCTGTATATCAGGTTGTTTACTTTCAACACGCAAGAAAAGCACAGGGCGCTGCATATGTCAGAACAAAGCTAAAAAATCTAAAAACTGGCGCTGTCCTTGAAAAGACCTTTAGGTCTGAAGACAAGATAATAGAGGCAGATGTTGAGAGAAGGCCATTTCAATTTTTGTACAAATCAGGGGATACCTATCACTTTATGGACTTAAATAACTACGAACAGTGGGAGTTGAATAAAGACGTTTTAGGAGATGCTGTAAATTATCTTAAAGAAGAGCAAAGCGTTGATGCAATAGTTTATAATGGTACGCTTTTAAATATTGAACTTCCGACTACTGTTGATCTAGAGGTGGTTGAGACCGATCCTGGCGTAAGAGGCGATACTGCACAGGGCGGCTCAAAGCCTGCTACCCTTGAGACTGGAGCTGTTATAAGTGTGCCTTTATTTATAAATGTGGGAGATGTGGTAAGAGTGGATACCCGAACAAATCTTTATATTGAAAGGGTAAAGTCATGA
- a CDS encoding glutamate synthase subunit beta, whose amino-acid sequence MGKIGAFLEQKRITPSERAPLERIKDFNEFKIPMSEEDIILQASRCMDCGIPFCHSGVLLGGMTAGCPLHNLIPEFNDLIYRRAWKEAYKRLIFTNNFPEFTGRVCPAPCEGSCTEGLNWESVTIKNNELAIIEKAFSEGFVEKRVVKRSGKRVAVVGSGPSGLACADTLNSYGHEVSVFERADRVGGLLMYGIPNMKLDKKVVMRRIDLMQEEGVRFFTNKEIGVDIYLKDLVKEFDAVVLCCGATKPRDLKVPGRELKGIYFAVDFLKSNTKCLLDSDYSNLISAKNKNVIIIGGGDTGTDCVATAIRHGCKDVIQIEILPEPPKVRSQNNPWPEWPKVLKVDYGQEERIALFGKDPRIYLTTVTSFEPKEDGVSLGWVNTIKVKWERDDRGNFIPKHVPCSEEKLKADMVLIAMGFLGPEDKVIKELSIEQDHRSNVKAQFGDFKTNVEKVFAAGDMRRGQSLVVWAIAEGRGVAKSVNEFLITK is encoded by the coding sequence ATGGGAAAGATTGGCGCCTTTCTTGAACAAAAAAGAATAACTCCTTCTGAGAGAGCTCCTCTTGAAAGGATTAAAGACTTCAACGAGTTTAAAATACCTATGAGCGAAGAAGATATAATCCTTCAGGCATCAAGGTGTATGGATTGTGGAATACCCTTTTGCCACTCAGGGGTTCTTCTTGGAGGAATGACTGCAGGGTGTCCCCTTCACAACCTTATTCCAGAGTTTAATGATCTAATTTACAGGAGAGCATGGAAAGAGGCATATAAAAGGCTAATTTTTACCAACAACTTTCCAGAGTTTACAGGAAGAGTTTGTCCTGCTCCATGTGAAGGCTCTTGTACAGAAGGCTTGAATTGGGAGAGCGTAACTATAAAGAACAATGAACTTGCTATTATAGAAAAGGCTTTTTCAGAAGGCTTTGTTGAGAAAAGGGTTGTTAAGAGAAGTGGTAAAAGAGTAGCTGTCGTTGGATCAGGCCCATCGGGTCTAGCTTGTGCTGATACATTAAACTCTTATGGACACGAGGTCTCAGTTTTTGAAAGAGCAGATAGAGTTGGTGGCCTTCTAATGTATGGCATACCAAACATGAAACTTGACAAAAAAGTTGTAATGAGAAGAATTGACTTGATGCAAGAAGAGGGCGTAAGGTTTTTTACGAATAAAGAAATTGGAGTAGATATATATTTAAAAGATCTTGTAAAGGAATTTGATGCTGTAGTCCTTTGTTGTGGCGCAACCAAGCCCAGAGATCTAAAAGTTCCTGGAAGAGAGTTAAAGGGGATCTATTTTGCTGTAGATTTTTTGAAGTCAAATACCAAATGCCTTTTGGACAGCGACTATTCAAACTTGATATCAGCAAAGAACAAAAACGTAATTATAATAGGAGGGGGAGATACAGGTACTGATTGTGTTGCTACAGCTATCAGACATGGATGTAAAGACGTTATACAAATAGAAATACTTCCTGAACCACCAAAAGTTAGATCTCAAAATAATCCATGGCCTGAGTGGCCAAAGGTTTTAAAGGTTGACTATGGACAAGAAGAAAGAATAGCTCTTTTTGGAAAGGATCCGAGAATTTATCTTACCACTGTTACGAGTTTTGAACCTAAAGAAGACGGCGTTAGTCTTGGATGGGTTAATACTATTAAGGTAAAATGGGAAAGAGACGATAGAGGTAATTTTATACCAAAGCACGTTCCCTGTAGCGAAGAAAAGTTAAAAGCTGATATGGTATTGATCGCTATGGGATTTTTGGGACCAGAGGATAAAGTTATAAAGGAACTTTCCATTGAGCAAGACCACAGATCTAACGTCAAAGCACAGTTTGGAGATTTTAAAACAAACGTAGAAAAGGTTTTTGCAGCAGGAGATATGAGAAGAGGACAAAGCCTTGTCGTTTGGGCAATAGCAGAAGGAAGAGGCGTTGCAAAGAGCGTAAACGAATTTTTGATAACAAAATAA
- the accB gene encoding acetyl-CoA carboxylase biotin carboxyl carrier protein, with the protein MINFDLEEIKELIRAMQENSITELCLESEGIKLNLKRESDRKGVVDIGGFSLPTSEEIKKNSLEGISQSKSEGVFIKSPMVGTFYRSPSPNSPPFVEVGDYVKKGQVVCIIEAMKLMNEIESEVEGTIKEILVENAMPVEFGQPLMVVEPQNIT; encoded by the coding sequence ATGATTAATTTTGATCTTGAAGAAATAAAAGAGTTAATAAGGGCTATGCAGGAAAACTCTATTACTGAGCTTTGTTTAGAATCCGAAGGAATAAAACTAAATCTTAAGAGAGAAAGTGACCGAAAGGGTGTAGTTGATATTGGTGGCTTTAGTTTGCCTACTTCTGAAGAAATTAAAAAGAATAGTTTAGAAGGTATTTCACAGTCTAAATCAGAGGGAGTTTTTATAAAATCTCCGATGGTTGGCACATTTTATAGATCTCCTTCGCCTAACTCTCCGCCCTTTGTAGAGGTTGGAGACTACGTAAAAAAAGGTCAAGTTGTATGTATTATTGAAGCAATGAAACTTATGAACGAAATAGAGTCCGAAGTAGAGGGAACTATAAAGGAAATACTAGTAGAAAACGCTATGCCTGTCGAGTTTGGTCAGCCTTTGATGGTTGTTGAACCGCAAAATATTACTTAA
- the der gene encoding ribosome biogenesis GTPase Der, whose product MRKLPIVVLAGRANVGKSTLFNRLLKQSYSMVSSVPGTTRDFHEGIFRYTDSTAITLVDLPGVLEGDYLSELAFEKSKKIIEKSDLIVQVVEARGLTSTDEEIALYLRKFNKPMILVVNKCEGRVDLSDFYSLGIGDIVEISAYHGLNVYQLEDLIFSKITGQKFEEPTPIVFGIFGAPNVGKSSLANAILEEERFIVSDFAGTTREVVAKSFRRLGKSWLLLDSAGIKRRKSYDKELDGLSVSRSISAMKAPMGILVIDASRLVTHQDKRIASLMIERTGASIIFLNKKDLIPHSSLGVVYNNVKSDLKFMDSPLIFGSALTGESVHLVLENLKDLWEKAMTSYNKKDILEAIRKAVSLRPITVENKTLIIRNIRFESKFPLEIDIKSNVRSDLVPKSYLRYLINTVKKDLDMKGINLRMEFKD is encoded by the coding sequence ATGAGAAAACTCCCTATTGTAGTTCTTGCAGGCAGGGCAAATGTTGGAAAGTCTACGCTTTTTAACAGATTGCTCAAACAAAGTTATTCAATGGTATCATCTGTGCCCGGAACTACGAGAGATTTTCACGAAGGAATCTTCAGATATACCGATTCGACAGCCATAACTTTAGTAGACTTACCAGGCGTTCTTGAGGGAGATTACCTTTCTGAGCTTGCTTTTGAAAAGTCTAAAAAAATTATTGAAAAGTCTGATCTAATCGTTCAGGTTGTAGAGGCAAGGGGACTTACCAGTACAGACGAAGAAATAGCTTTGTATCTGAGAAAGTTTAACAAACCCATGATCCTTGTGGTAAACAAATGCGAGGGGAGAGTTGACTTATCAGATTTTTATTCTCTTGGAATTGGAGATATTGTAGAGATAAGCGCCTATCACGGTCTAAACGTATATCAACTTGAAGACTTAATATTTAGCAAGATAACAGGACAAAAGTTCGAAGAGCCAACTCCTATTGTATTTGGCATATTTGGCGCTCCGAATGTAGGAAAGTCATCTCTTGCCAATGCAATTCTTGAGGAAGAGAGATTTATCGTTTCAGACTTTGCTGGGACAACAAGAGAAGTGGTGGCAAAGTCTTTCAGAAGACTTGGGAAAAGTTGGCTTTTACTAGATAGCGCGGGCATAAAGAGAAGAAAGTCTTATGATAAAGAGCTTGACGGCTTGAGTGTCTCAAGAAGCATATCTGCTATGAAGGCTCCTATGGGGATTCTTGTTATAGATGCAAGTCGTTTGGTCACTCACCAAGACAAAAGAATAGCCAGTTTGATGATTGAGAGAACTGGCGCTTCAATAATATTTCTAAACAAAAAGGACCTTATCCCTCACTCTTCTCTTGGAGTTGTATATAATAACGTAAAAAGCGATCTAAAGTTTATGGATTCTCCTCTAATTTTTGGTTCTGCCTTAACAGGAGAAAGCGTTCACCTTGTATTAGAAAATCTTAAAGACCTTTGGGAAAAGGCCATGACTTCTTACAACAAGAAGGACATTTTAGAGGCAATAAGAAAAGCGGTGTCACTAAGGCCTATAACAGTAGAAAACAAAACTCTTATAATAAGAAATATTAGATTTGAGTCAAAATTTCCTCTGGAAATTGATATCAAATCAAACGTTCGTTCAGATCTTGTTCCAAAATCCTATTTAAGATATCTAATAAATACAGTAAAAAAGGATCTTGACATGAAAGGCATAAACTTGAGAATGGAGTTCAAAGATTAA
- the purC gene encoding phosphoribosylaminoimidazolesuccinocarboxamide synthase has product MELLYEGKGKQVFLTDDPDLVVFRFKDEATAFDGVKKESFGGKGEMCATITEILMNLLEKNGVRTHFVKRLSNNEMLVKRCFMLPIEVVVRNYSAGSIAKNLGLKKGIKFPFPIKDLFYKSDELHDPMLNDDRAVALGFVTFDELDVLYNSALKVNEVLSSFLLEKGIILADFKLEFGKFKDSILLADEITPDSMRLWDKDTLEPFDKDRFRFDLGDLLAGYRLFLEKITK; this is encoded by the coding sequence GTGGAGCTTTTGTATGAGGGAAAAGGAAAACAAGTCTTTTTGACAGATGATCCCGATCTGGTTGTCTTTAGATTCAAGGATGAAGCTACTGCTTTTGACGGGGTAAAAAAGGAATCTTTTGGCGGCAAAGGAGAAATGTGTGCAACTATTACAGAAATCTTAATGAATCTTCTTGAAAAAAATGGCGTAAGGACACACTTTGTAAAGAGGCTTTCTAACAACGAAATGTTAGTCAAAAGGTGCTTTATGCTACCCATAGAAGTAGTAGTTCGCAACTATTCTGCTGGTTCAATTGCAAAGAATCTTGGCCTTAAGAAAGGTATAAAGTTTCCATTTCCTATCAAAGATCTCTTTTATAAAAGCGATGAGCTTCACGATCCTATGCTAAACGACGATAGGGCAGTTGCGCTTGGGTTTGTTACCTTTGATGAACTTGACGTATTATACAATAGTGCTCTCAAAGTCAACGAGGTTCTTTCAAGTTTTCTCTTGGAAAAAGGAATTATATTAGCTGACTTTAAACTTGAGTTTGGTAAATTTAAGGATTCAATATTGTTAGCTGACGAGATTACTCCTGATTCGATGAGGCTATGGGACAAAGATACCCTTGAACCCTTTGACAAAGACAGATTTAGATTTGATTTGGGCGATCTACTTGCTGGCTATAGGCTATTTTTAGAAAAGATAACTAAATAG
- the nusB gene encoding transcription antitermination factor NusB: MKKSLRYLREMVLKILYELEINSQSTINVLMQRYAEHIQPEDFEFIRVRAEGIIENKDAIDKLLDELSIDWPTERMVVTDRLIMEIAVFEMNYLKLSPSIAINEAVELSKLYGTEKSYKFVNAVLSKVANISKS; the protein is encoded by the coding sequence GTGAAAAAATCCTTAAGATATTTAAGAGAGATGGTTTTAAAAATTTTGTATGAACTTGAGATAAACAGTCAGAGCACGATTAATGTCCTTATGCAAAGATATGCCGAACACATCCAGCCAGAAGACTTTGAATTTATAAGGGTAAGAGCTGAGGGCATAATTGAAAATAAAGATGCTATTGACAAATTATTAGACGAATTGTCTATTGATTGGCCAACTGAAAGGATGGTTGTTACCGATAGACTTATTATGGAAATTGCAGTTTTTGAAATGAATTATTTAAAATTATCTCCTTCAATTGCCATTAACGAGGCAGTAGAGCTCTCAAAACTTTACGGAACTGAGAAATCATATAAGTTCGTAAACGCTGTACTGTCTAAAGTAGCAAACATTAGCAAATCTTAA
- the ispH gene encoding 4-hydroxy-3-methylbut-2-enyl diphosphate reductase codes for MTIKRASSLGFCYGVRLAHQKVLDALKKYQKVNTLGPLIHNEREVKRLSQLGAIAINSLDEVSAPAIVLRTHGVRRDVLERVKKLGIEVIDATCPHVAKAQSIAQKFYNEGFRVVILGEVEHPEVQSILSYAPNATVVNENLEKFSFDKKVVERVGLLSQTTQPIEKLKLIASRMVELSQELVVANTVCFATRKRQEAAKELADEVEAMIVIGGRASSNTKKLFLALSSYDIDVYQVEGAADLPENVSKYKKIGITAGASTPEWIIEEVESRLKSL; via the coding sequence ATGACAATAAAAAGGGCATCTTCTTTAGGCTTTTGTTACGGAGTTAGACTTGCTCATCAGAAAGTCCTTGATGCACTAAAGAAATATCAAAAAGTTAACACGCTTGGACCGCTGATTCACAACGAGCGCGAAGTGAAGAGACTTTCTCAACTCGGAGCAATTGCTATAAATTCTCTTGACGAAGTCAGTGCTCCTGCAATAGTGTTAAGAACCCATGGAGTAAGGCGAGACGTTCTTGAAAGAGTAAAAAAGCTTGGTATAGAGGTAATAGACGCAACGTGTCCTCACGTAGCAAAAGCACAAAGCATCGCCCAAAAGTTTTATAATGAAGGCTTTCGCGTAGTAATATTAGGAGAAGTTGAACATCCTGAAGTGCAGTCAATTTTGAGCTATGCGCCAAATGCAACTGTAGTAAACGAAAACCTTGAGAAGTTTAGCTTTGACAAAAAGGTTGTAGAAAGGGTAGGATTACTATCCCAAACAACGCAACCAATTGAAAAATTAAAGTTAATTGCATCAAGGATGGTGGAGCTATCACAGGAGCTTGTAGTAGCAAATACGGTGTGCTTTGCTACCAGAAAAAGGCAGGAGGCGGCAAAGGAGCTAGCAGATGAAGTTGAAGCTATGATTGTAATAGGTGGAAGAGCTAGTTCAAACACAAAAAAGCTATTTTTGGCTCTGAGTTCATACGATATTGACGTCTATCAGGTTGAGGGAGCTGCTGATTTGCCTGAAAACGTGTCAAAATATAAAAAAATTGGGATAACTGCAGGAGCATCTACGCCCGAGTGGATTATTGAAGAGGTAGAAAGTAGGTTAAAAAGCTTATGA
- the accC gene encoding acetyl-CoA carboxylase biotin carboxylase subunit, with protein sequence MKRILIANRGEIALRIIRALREYGYFSVLAYSEADKTSLPVKQADASICIGPASAKGSYLNIPAIISAVEVTGCDAVHPGYGFLAESPQFARVCKDAGITFIGPSPEAMEKVGDKSVARSVAMSAGVPVVPGSTGFVNSKEDLFRLAKEIGFPLILKAAAGGGGKGMRIVQSFKELEDSFETASNEAKTAFGNSNLYLEKYVSEPRHIEIQFARDKFGNCISLFERECSIQRKHQKLLEESPSCIISPKLRKDLSEAALAIANQVGYVGVGTAEFLVTPEEMFYFIEINARIQVEHPVTEMVTGIDLVELQLLIAEDRPIPFSQDDIKIMGHAIECRINAEDSRNNFRPSPGKVTQFIPPGGPGIRCDTHLYSGFDIVPYYDSLIAKVIAYAPTREKAINRMERALYEMVIDGISTTIDFHREVLKNAFFRKGDYYTNFVQRRMGIK encoded by the coding sequence ATGAAAAGGATATTGATTGCAAACAGGGGTGAAATTGCTCTAAGAATTATTAGAGCACTTAGAGAATATGGGTACTTTTCTGTCTTAGCTTATTCAGAGGCAGATAAAACGAGCCTCCCAGTGAAACAAGCTGATGCAAGCATATGTATAGGACCTGCTAGCGCAAAGGGAAGCTACTTAAACATTCCTGCTATAATTTCTGCTGTTGAGGTTACCGGATGTGACGCTGTTCATCCAGGTTACGGCTTTCTTGCCGAATCTCCTCAATTTGCAAGGGTTTGCAAAGATGCTGGAATTACCTTTATAGGGCCATCACCCGAAGCTATGGAAAAGGTTGGAGACAAATCTGTAGCGAGATCTGTGGCTATGAGCGCAGGAGTCCCAGTGGTTCCTGGTTCAACGGGTTTTGTCAATTCAAAAGAAGACCTTTTTAGGCTTGCAAAAGAGATAGGTTTTCCGTTAATATTAAAGGCTGCGGCAGGAGGCGGCGGAAAGGGTATGAGAATAGTACAGAGTTTCAAAGAACTTGAAGACTCCTTTGAAACTGCCTCAAATGAAGCCAAAACAGCATTTGGAAACAGTAATTTATACCTTGAAAAATATGTTTCAGAGCCAAGACATATAGAGATTCAATTTGCAAGGGACAAATTTGGAAACTGTATATCTCTTTTTGAGAGAGAGTGTTCAATCCAAAGAAAACACCAAAAGCTTCTTGAAGAGAGCCCTTCTTGTATTATTAGTCCAAAGCTGAGAAAAGATTTAAGCGAGGCAGCTCTTGCTATAGCCAACCAAGTAGGATATGTGGGAGTTGGTACTGCAGAATTCCTTGTCACTCCTGAAGAGATGTTTTATTTTATTGAAATTAACGCAAGAATTCAAGTTGAGCATCCTGTAACAGAGATGGTAACAGGAATTGATCTGGTAGAGTTACAGCTATTGATTGCTGAAGACAGACCAATTCCATTTTCTCAGGATGATATAAAGATTATGGGACATGCTATAGAGTGTAGAATTAATGCTGAGGATTCTCGCAATAACTTTCGTCCGTCTCCGGGAAAGGTTACCCAATTTATTCCTCCAGGTGGTCCTGGTATAAGGTGTGATACTCATCTTTATTCAGGATTTGATATTGTTCCTTACTATGATTCGCTTATCGCAAAGGTTATCGCATACGCTCCTACCAGAGAAAAAGCCATAAACAGGATGGAAAGGGCTTTGTATGAGATGGTAATAGATGGAATTTCAACTACCATAGACTTTCACAGAGAGGTTTTAAAGAACGCATTCTTTAGAAAAGGGGATTATTATACGAATTTCGTTCAAAGAAGAATGGGCATAAAGTGA
- the purB gene encoding adenylosuccinate lyase, with product MELDRYAQSEMKAIFSEENKINLWLDIEMAVLKAWETEGAVPEGTYKAVRSNAKVDIKRIKEIESVVHHEIIAFLTALAENVGERSRFIHLGLTSSDILDTATSLQIKEANNLIYQELEKLESVLKDLVIRTKDILCVGRTHGVHAEPITFGFKLAGYLLELKRNKERLQNVSKEAAVGKISGAVGTYAHLNPNIERLTLEQLGLKPLEVSTQIIPRDIFANVFSAWALIGSFIERLALEIRHLQKTEVLEMEEPFYEGQKGSSAMPHKRNPILCERLDGMSRILRGNLIVSLENTALWHERDISHSSVERMIIPESAILTHYMIKTMIRILTDCKIYPDNMMENLNFRGKLICSQRLLLELVRKNMLREQAYKIVQTLAMKAFNEKMNFEQIVRSDPEIKSYLSEEELNEVFDYKYFVRYVDEIVSRVI from the coding sequence ATGGAACTTGACAGGTATGCCCAAAGCGAGATGAAGGCAATATTTTCTGAAGAAAACAAGATTAACCTTTGGCTAGACATTGAAATGGCGGTTTTAAAAGCATGGGAGACAGAAGGGGCTGTCCCTGAGGGGACGTATAAAGCTGTTCGCTCAAATGCAAAAGTAGATATTAAGAGAATAAAAGAGATAGAAAGCGTAGTCCATCACGAAATTATTGCATTTCTTACTGCTCTTGCAGAAAACGTTGGCGAAAGAAGCAGATTTATTCACCTTGGACTCACATCCTCTGATATTCTTGACACTGCAACTAGCTTGCAGATAAAGGAGGCAAACAACCTTATCTATCAAGAATTAGAAAAGCTCGAATCCGTCTTGAAAGATCTGGTTATAAGGACTAAGGATATTTTGTGTGTGGGCAGAACTCATGGGGTTCACGCTGAGCCCATTACCTTTGGGTTCAAGCTTGCTGGATATTTACTTGAGCTAAAAAGAAATAAAGAAAGGCTTCAAAACGTGTCAAAAGAAGCTGCAGTAGGAAAGATTTCTGGTGCAGTAGGAACCTATGCGCACCTTAACCCAAATATAGAGCGCCTAACCCTTGAACAACTGGGACTTAAACCTCTGGAGGTATCCACTCAGATTATACCAAGGGATATATTTGCAAACGTATTTTCTGCATGGGCATTAATAGGATCCTTTATAGAAAGACTTGCTCTTGAAATTAGACATCTGCAGAAGACTGAGGTATTAGAGATGGAAGAGCCGTTTTATGAAGGTCAAAAGGGTTCTTCTGCTATGCCGCACAAGAGAAATCCAATACTTTGTGAGAGGCTTGACGGGATGTCAAGGATACTTAGAGGCAACCTTATAGTATCCCTTGAAAATACCGCGCTTTGGCATGAGAGGGATATATCCCATTCCTCTGTGGAAAGGATGATCATACCAGAAAGCGCTATATTGACTCATTATATGATTAAGACTATGATTAGAATCTTAACTGATTGTAAGATATATCCAGACAATATGATGGAAAATCTTAACTTCAGAGGCAAGCTTATATGTTCTCAAAGACTTCTTTTAGAGCTTGTAAGAAAGAATATGTTAAGAGAACAAGCATATAAAATAGTTCAGACGCTTGCGATGAAGGCCTTTAACGAAAAGATGAATTTTGAACAAATAGTTAGAAGCGATCCGGAAATAAAGTCATACCTAAGTGAAGAAGAGTTAAACGAGGTATTTGACTACAAATATTTTGTCCGTTATGTAGACGAAATAGTTTCAAGAGTAATATAA
- the plsY gene encoding glycerol-3-phosphate 1-O-acyltransferase PlsY: MSLQSLFSYLIFLTLSYLIGSLPFSQWIALSKGCDLRKVGSGNVGATNVYRVLGLRYAVFAGLLDAMKGFLPVFSARFIFFPNSEIFAILVGFAAMFGHISSPFMNFKGGKGVATGAGAFLGLDPGALTVGFIVWFMTLKGTKIMSLASIFGASSVLIYEILIGSIYLKVVSLIAFLIILYRHRDNIKRLLRGEELRLK; encoded by the coding sequence ATGAGCCTTCAGAGCCTTTTTTCTTATTTAATTTTTTTAACTCTATCTTATCTGATAGGTAGTTTGCCATTTTCGCAATGGATAGCGCTTTCAAAGGGATGTGATTTAAGAAAAGTGGGAAGCGGCAATGTAGGGGCTACCAACGTATATAGGGTGCTTGGTTTAAGATATGCTGTGTTTGCAGGGCTTCTTGATGCTATGAAGGGGTTTTTGCCTGTTTTCTCTGCAAGATTTATTTTTTTTCCAAATTCTGAGATATTTGCTATTTTGGTTGGATTTGCTGCGATGTTTGGGCACATAAGCTCACCCTTTATGAACTTTAAGGGAGGAAAAGGCGTAGCAACTGGTGCAGGCGCTTTTTTGGGGCTTGATCCAGGAGCCTTAACTGTTGGGTTTATTGTGTGGTTTATGACCCTCAAGGGAACAAAAATAATGTCTCTTGCATCTATATTTGGAGCATCAAGTGTGTTAATATATGAGATATTGATAGGTTCTATATATCTAAAAGTCGTATCTTTAATTGCTTTTTTAATAATATTATATAGACACAGGGATAATATCAAAAGATTGCTAAGAGGTGAGGAGTTAAGGCTGAAGTGA
- the hisF gene encoding imidazole glycerol phosphate synthase subunit HisF, whose product MLSKRIIPCLDVKDGRVVKGISFINLRDAGDPVLLARTYDREGADELVFLDITASKEKRDIMLKVVQDVAKEVFIPFTVGGGIKSLKDMEDLLMAGADKVSINTSAVYDPELITKGATTFGRQFMVVAIDAKRENDSFRVFTHGGSRPTDLDAVEWAREVEDRGAGEILLTSMDQDGRKTGYDIELTKRISEAVNIPVIASGGAGTIEHVIEVFKKTRATAALLASVLHFGEIRIKDIKIAMQKEKIPVRLDW is encoded by the coding sequence ATGCTCTCAAAGAGAATTATACCCTGTCTTGATGTAAAGGATGGAAGAGTCGTAAAGGGAATAAGCTTTATAAACCTAAGGGATGCTGGTGACCCTGTGCTACTTGCGAGAACCTACGATAGAGAAGGGGCTGATGAGTTGGTTTTCTTAGATATTACAGCTTCAAAAGAAAAAAGGGATATAATGCTAAAGGTTGTTCAGGATGTTGCAAAAGAAGTCTTTATTCCCTTTACCGTTGGTGGTGGCATAAAGTCTCTTAAGGATATGGAAGATCTACTTATGGCTGGTGCCGATAAGGTTTCGATAAATACTTCAGCAGTCTATGACCCTGAACTTATTACAAAGGGCGCTACTACGTTTGGAAGGCAGTTTATGGTGGTGGCAATAGATGCAAAAAGGGAGAACGACTCGTTTAGAGTTTTTACACACGGTGGCTCAAGACCCACAGACCTTGATGCCGTTGAGTGGGCAAGAGAAGTAGAAGATAGGGGTGCTGGAGAAATACTGCTAACCAGCATGGATCAGGATGGTAGAAAAACTGGTTATGATATTGAGCTTACCAAAAGGATCTCTGAAGCTGTAAACATTCCTGTTATAGCTTCTGGCGGAGCGGGTACAATTGAACACGTGATAGAAGTTTTTAAAAAGACCAGAGCTACAGCTGCGCTTCTTGCTAGCGTTCTCCACTTTGGCGAGATTAGAATTAAAGACATAAAGATTGCTATGCAAAAAGAAAAAATACCGGTAAGGCTAGACTGGTAA